Proteins encoded in a region of the Lepeophtheirus salmonis chromosome 6, UVic_Lsal_1.4, whole genome shotgun sequence genome:
- the LOC121119637 gene encoding uncharacterized protein has product MYSNPILKALKTRSLGPAFMSDDVITVSSHESAQASLQSSNKPGEKEVGGRSSNKARWCNPSDTSSRQTTTDPSNNRKERSLKSVEEWLWDARSGESTLANEICDELILKTKMKENDNSKPLFDLSKKEFAMTATFATKSQAPSQQSSSLWEDKKCSEGGDDSKCSPFDGKLMDAAENNRREGRRDIPIHRGLGALGSTLDEVSPAFKSFIDRFKAGSTLSMVEESELMRDPMRSFPDQYSASCPMEYLYPNLDNITCDISAQSSESFWNKTYSWYQNEDEDVRRKRELEDEGCIKNYEDSVKIFRTRQAHENFEIPSSIFEQPPLFDEAFLAPGTRDNSTLIEKTQEIEEEDVLIINNPDEEETDSNDDKSSGYVGSEERSRSASGSRASSSIKDETQQITYISTKLYRQALGRKRRYTSTPHCSPNTSYESLLSTLMPPPPPPGPNISIIEEPIY; this is encoded by the exons atgtattCGAATCCGATTTTGAAAGCTTTAAAAACACGTAGTTTGGGCCCAGCTTTTATGTCAGATGATGTTATCACCGTTTCATCTCATGAATCAGCTCAAGCATCTCTCCAATCATcg AATAAGCCTGGAGAGAAGGAAGTAGGAGGACGATCCTCCAATAAGGCGCGTTGGTGTAACCCGAGTGATACTTCTTCTCGACAGACAACAACAGATCCTTCTAATAATAGGAAGGAAAGATCTCTTAAATCTGTTGAAGAGTGGTTGTGGGATGCTCGATCTGGAGAGTCCACTCTTGCCAATGAAATTTGTGATgaactcattttaaaaacaaaaatgaaggaaaatgatAATTCCAAACCTCTATTCGATCTTAG TAAAAAGGAATTTGCAATGACAGCGACATTTGCAACGAAATCTCAAGCCCCTTCTCAACAATCGTCCTCACTTTGGGAAGATAAAAAGTGCTCTGAAGGCGGTGATGACTCTAAATGTTCGCCATTTGACGGTAAATTAATGGATGCAGCTGAAAATAATAGGAGGGAAGGAAGAAGAGACATTCCAATTCATAGGGGATTGGGAGCCTTAG GATCTACACTCGACGAGGTGAGTCCAGCTTTTAAGTCATTTATCGATCGTTTTAAAGCTGGATCTACTTTAAGTATGGTGGAAGAGTCTGAATTGATGCGAGATCCCATGCGCTCCTTCCCGGATCAATATAGTGCAAGCTGTCCAATGGAGTATttgtatccaaatttggataatatTACTTGTGATATATCTGCACAATCCTCAGAAAGTTTTTGGAATAAAACATATTCCTGGTATCAAAATGAGGATGAAGACGTACGACGAAAACGAGAGTTGGAAGATGAAGGATGTATAAAAAACTACGAGGATTCAGTCAAAATTTTTAGAACTAGACAAGCCCATGAAAACTTTGAAATACCATCCTCAATATTTGAGCAACCCCCTCTATTTGATGAAGCATTCCTGGCTCCTGGAACAAGAGATAACTCCACACTAATCGAAAAAACTCAGGAAATAGAAGAGGAGGACGTTCTCATAATTAATAATCCTGATGAGGAAGAAACAGATTCCAATGATGATAAGAGCTCTGGTTATGTTGGGAGTGAGGAAAGGAGTCGGAGTGCATCTGGTTCGAGAGCATCTTCGTCAATTAAAGATGAAACTCAGCAGATAACATACATTTCAACTAAATTGTATAGACAAGCTTTAGGAAGGAAAAGGAGATATACTTCTACTCCCCATTGTAGCCCCAATACGTCATATGAATCCCTTCTTTCAACTTTAATGCCTCCTCCACCCCCACCCGGACCAAATATATCCATTATCGAGGAGCCAATATATTGA
- the LOC121119639 gene encoding uncharacterized protein, whose product MIKSSISRLPSVSSTTSSQHWTGTDLLQPSSAEGGRNSSSRYKTEMCRNFKERSRCIYGEQCQFAHGRTDLRDVVRNTKYKTKLCQKYWISGYCAYGPRCNFLHDEGIAKQLALSEALLPIGNPKKSTGGSLSPVSSPASTPTEEATSCENRQPISSLWPITSCD is encoded by the exons ATGATTAAATCAAGCATAAGCAGACTTCCCTCTGTGTCATCGACGACCTCTTCACAGCATTGGACAGGAACGGATCTCTTGCAACCTTCGAGCGCAGAAGGAGGCAGAAATTCGag TAGTCGATATAAGACTGAGATGTGTCGAAACTTCAAAGAGCGGTCTCGATGTATTTACGGTGAGCAGTGTCAGTTTGCTCATGGTAGGACGGATCTTCGAGATGTGGTGAGGAACACCAAGTACAAGACTAAGCTTTGTCAGAAGTATTGGATCTCTGGGTATTGTGCATACGGACCACGCTGCAATTTCCTTCATGACGAAGGAATTGCTAAGCAACTTGCGCTATCAGAGGCTTTATTGCCTATTGgaaatccaaaaaaaagtaCAGGAGGATCTCTTAGTCCCGTTTCCTCTCCAGCATCCACACCTACAGAAGAAGCAACCTCATGTGAGAATCGCCAGCCCATATCCTCATTATGGCCTATTACAAGCtgtgattaa